The stretch of DNA CGCGGCGTGTCAGCGTTCGGTGCGGTCGTCCGGGTCGGCGGTGCCCGTGCGGGCTGCGAGCAGGCGGCGGAACGAGTCGAGCCGCGCGGCACGGGCGGCACGTGCGGCGTCGTCCGGCGCGGCGGACACCCAGTCGTCCAGCGCGCAGTCCGGGGCGTCGCCGGCGTGCGTGCACCCCCGCGGGCACGCCTGGGCGACCTCGGCCAGATCGGCGAACGCCGCGAGCAGGTGGGCGGGCTCCACGTGGGCGAGGCCGAACGAGCGCACCCCGGGCGTGTCGACCACCCACGTGACCGGACCCTCACCGGGCACCCGCAGCGCGACCGCCGAGGAGGAGGTGTGCCGGCCGCGTCCCGTGGTGTCGTTCACCGCGCCGGTCGCCCGGTACGCCCCGGGCACCAGGGCGTTCACCAGCGTGGACTTGCCCACGCCCGAGTGGCCGACGAGCACCGACACCTTGCCCGCGAGCGCCGAGCGGACGTCCTCGAGACCGGACACCAGCCGGTCGCCGTCCATGCCGGTCACCAGCACCCGGACGCCCACGGGCGTGTACATCGCGCTGAGGGGCGCTGGGTCGGCCAGGTCGGCCTTCGTCAGCATCAGCACCGCCGACATGCCGGCGTCGTACGCCGCCACGACGCACCGGTCGATCATCCGCGGGCGGGGTTCGGGGTCGGCGAGCGCGGTGACGATCACCAGCTGGTCCGCGTTCGCGACGATGACCCGCTCGACGGGGTCGGTGTCGTCGGCCGTCCGGCGCAGCGCCGTCCGGCGTTCCACGATGCGCACGATGCGGGCCAGCGTGCCCGTGTCGCCGGTCGTGTCGCCCACGACGTCGACCAGGTCGCCCGGCACCACGCGCTCGCGGCCGAGCTCGCGTGCCTTCATCGCCACCACGGGCTGCTCGTCAGGACCGCCCGCGTCCACCAGCACCGCGTACCGGCCGCGATCCACGCCGGTGACCATGCCGACCCGCGCGTCGGCGTGCTCGGGCCGCTGCTTGGTCCGCGGCCGAGAGCCGCGGCCGGGGCGCACCCGGACGTCCGACTCGTCGTACCGCCGCACCGCCATCAGGCAGGCGCCCCGTTCCCGGCCAGCATCGCGGTCCACATCCCGACGAAGTCGGGGATCGTCTTGGCCGTGGTCGCGACGTCGTCCACCTCGACGCCCGGGACCGCCAGCCCGATCAGCGCGCCCGCGGTCGCCATCCGGTGGTCCGCGTAGCTGTGCCAAACCCCACCGGTCAGCGGGCGGGGGGTGATGACCAGTCCGTCCGACGTCTGCTCGGCCCGGCCGCCCAGGCCCGTGATCTCGGCGGCCAGCGCCGCCAGACGGTCCGTCTCGTGACCGCGCATGTGCCCGATCCCGCGGAGCCGGGTGGGGGAGTCGGCGAGGACTGCCAGCGCGGCCACCGTCGTGGCGAGCTCGGACGCCGCACGCAGGTCGAGGTCGACCCCGTGCACGGCACCCGTGCCGCCGACGGTCAGCACGTCGCCGACGAGGGTCGCGGTGCCGCCCATGCTCGTCAGGATGTCCGGCAGCAGGGCTCCGGGCTGCGTGGTGGTCGCAGGCCAGCCGGGCACGGAGACCGTCCCGCCGGTCACCAGCGCGGCGGCCAGGAACGGTGCGGCGTTCGACAGGTCCGGCTCCACCCGGACGTCCCGACCCGCGATCGCGCCTGGCAGCACCTGCCAGATCGCCGGGCGGGAGTCGTCGACCCGCACGCCCGCGGCGCGCAGCACCTCGACCGTCATCTGGATGTGCGGCAGGGACGGCAGCGTCGGTCCGGTGTGTCGCACCGTCAGGCCGTCCCGGTAGCGTGCGCCGGCGAGCAGCAGCCCGGAGACGAACTGGCTGGAGCCGCTGGCGTCGACGTCGACCTGACCGCCGTCCACCGCACCGTGCCCCCGCACCGTGAACGGAAGCCTCCCGGGCTCACCCTGCTGCTCGACGTGCACGCCGAGCGCCCGCAGGGCGTCCAGCACGGGCCCCATCGGCCGCACCCGCGCCTGCGCGTCCCCGTCGAAGTGCACGGTTCCGTCGGCCAGCGCGGCAACGGGCGGCAGGAACCGCATCACGGTGCCGGCCAGCCCGCACTCCACCGTCACACCCCCCAGGACGGGCCCGGGGTCCACCAGCCAGTCGCCGTCCTCCTCGACCACGCGGCTGCCCAGGGCACCGAGCGCCGCCGCCATCAGGCGGGTGTCGCGGGACTGCAGCACACCGTGCAGGCGGCTGGGCCCGGAGGCGAGCGCCGCGAGGACCAGGTACCGGTTCGACAAGGACTTCGAGCCGGGGACCTCGACGACCGCGTCGAGCGGACCGACGGCGGAGGGTGCTGGCCAGGGTGCTGGCCGAGGCGCTGGCCGGGGGGCGTCGGTCATGGCTGCAGGGTACCGGCGAGGTCGTTTCCGTCCGCGGCCGGTCCGCGCCACCCGTCAGTCGTCCGCCGTCGCCTCACGCACCGCGTCCTTGACGGCTGCGCGGGTGTCCCAGGCGTTCTGCCAGCGCCACGCCAGCCCTGGGCGGCCCTCGTGGTCCGCCGCCGCCAGCAGCGCACCGCCGGTGGCGGACACCGCCGACCAGAACCGGCGTCGCCGCACGGCACGCGCGCTCGGCTGGTCGAGGGTCGCGACCGTCACGCCGCGGCCCGCCGGGGCGTTGACCAGGGCGACCGGTGCCGCGAGCGCGGCCAGCGCCAGCGCGGAGGTCCGCGGGGCACGTCCGGTCGCCAGCATCCCGCCGGCGACCAGCATCGCGGCCCCGTGCAGCCGCACGGCGGTGGTCAGCTGCCGGTCGC from Cellulomonas sp. NTE-D12 encodes:
- the rsgA gene encoding ribosome small subunit-dependent GTPase A; this translates as MAVRRYDESDVRVRPGRGSRPRTKQRPEHADARVGMVTGVDRGRYAVLVDAGGPDEQPVVAMKARELGRERVVPGDLVDVVGDTTGDTGTLARIVRIVERRTALRRTADDTDPVERVIVANADQLVIVTALADPEPRPRMIDRCVVAAYDAGMSAVLMLTKADLADPAPLSAMYTPVGVRVLVTGMDGDRLVSGLEDVRSALAGKVSVLVGHSGVGKSTLVNALVPGAYRATGAVNDTTGRGRHTSSSAVALRVPGEGPVTWVVDTPGVRSFGLAHVEPAHLLAAFADLAEVAQACPRGCTHAGDAPDCALDDWVSAAPDDAARAARAARLDSFRRLLAARTGTADPDDRTER
- the aroA gene encoding 3-phosphoshikimate 1-carboxyvinyltransferase; amino-acid sequence: MTDAPRPAPRPAPWPAPSAVGPLDAVVEVPGSKSLSNRYLVLAALASGPSRLHGVLQSRDTRLMAAALGALGSRVVEEDGDWLVDPGPVLGGVTVECGLAGTVMRFLPPVAALADGTVHFDGDAQARVRPMGPVLDALRALGVHVEQQGEPGRLPFTVRGHGAVDGGQVDVDASGSSQFVSGLLLAGARYRDGLTVRHTGPTLPSLPHIQMTVEVLRAAGVRVDDSRPAIWQVLPGAIAGRDVRVEPDLSNAAPFLAAALVTGGTVSVPGWPATTTQPGALLPDILTSMGGTATLVGDVLTVGGTGAVHGVDLDLRAASELATTVAALAVLADSPTRLRGIGHMRGHETDRLAALAAEITGLGGRAEQTSDGLVITPRPLTGGVWHSYADHRMATAGALIGLAVPGVEVDDVATTAKTIPDFVGMWTAMLAGNGAPA
- a CDS encoding DoxX family protein, whose product is MLLRRVARPMFASWFLVEGLDAVRHPSAHATAARDGVTALRARLARYAHLSGAERVLDDRYGVDVQAVLDHALGRELSDRQLTTAVRLHGAAMLVAGGMLATGRAPRTSALALAALAAPVALVNAPAGRGVTVATLDQPSARAVRRRRFWSAVSATGGALLAAADHEGRPGLAWRWQNAWDTRAAVKDAVREATADD